GACCCTAACTATACTCCTTTATGCCCTTTCTGGGATGAAGCTTACTTCCCCTTTTCCCACCCGCAATACCCGAGGATAGTCACCAATAAAGTCGATGATACTGGAGTGTTCTGCCACAATGGTCCCACCATCGATTACCAGATCTAGAGCCTTACCGAACATATGAGCAATATCTTCAGGATCACTATAGAGGCTTTCATCAGGTTTCGTGACGCTGGTGGTGATGATGGGATGCCCCAGCTCCCTAACCAGGGCGAGGGAGATCTTGTTATCAGGGACCCTGATTCCCACAGTCTTCTGGTTGGTGAGCATGATCTTGGGGACCAGTTTGGTGGCCCCCAGG
The DNA window shown above is from Deltaproteobacteria bacterium and carries:
- a CDS encoding threonylcarbamoyl-AMP synthase — its product is MIIKINPVNPQRRLIRKVTDALKEGRVIAYPTDTIYGLGCDLYQKEAIKRIRQLKRHSKNKRLSIICADLKDISNYAHVPDYAYRIMRTLIPGPYTFILGATKLVPKIMLTNQKTVGIRVPDNKISLALVRELGHPIITTSVTKPDESLYSDPEDIAHMFGKALDLVIDGGTIVAEHSSIIDFIGDYPRVLRVGKGEVSFIPERA